One region of Brachyhypopomus gauderio isolate BG-103 chromosome 9, BGAUD_0.2, whole genome shotgun sequence genomic DNA includes:
- the rad51 gene encoding DNA repair protein RAD51 homolog 1, translating into MAMRSASRVEVETEVEEEESFGPQPLTRLEQCGISGSDLKKLEEAGFHTIEAVAYAPKKELLNIKGISEAKADKILGEAAKLVPMGFTTATEFHQRRAEIIQITTGSKELDKLLQGGIETGSITEMFGEFRTGKTQLCHTLAVTCQLPIDQGGGEGKAMYIDTEGTFRPERLLAVAERYGLVGSDVLDNVAYARAFNTDHQTQLLYQASAMMAESRYALLIVDSATALYRTDYSGRGELSARQCHLGRFLRMLLRLADEFGVAVVITNQVVAQVDGAAMFSADPKKPIGGNILAHASTTRLYLRKGRGETRICKIYDSPCLPEAEAMFAINADGVGDAKD; encoded by the exons ATGGCGATGAGAAGTGCGAGTCGAGTGGAGGTAGAGACAGAAgtcgaggaggaggagagtttTGGACCACAGCCTCTGACTCGCCTGGAG caGTGTGGTATAAGTGGCAGTGACCTGAAGAAGCTGGAGGAAGCAGGTTTCCACACCATTGAAGCTGTGGCCTACGCACCCAAAAAAGAGCTCCTCAACATCAAGGGCATCAGTGAGGCGAAGGCTGATAAGATTCTG GGGGAGGCAGCTAAGTTGGTTCCCATGGGGTTCACAACGGCAACAGAGTTCCACCAGCGCAGAGCTGAGATCATCCAGATCACCACAGGCTCTAAAGAGCTGGACAAGCTTCTGCAAG gtggtattgagacaGGCTCCATCACAGAGATGTTTGGGGAGTTCCGCACAGGAAAGACACAGTTGTGCCACACTTTGGCGGTCACCTGCCAGTTGCCCATtgaccagggaggaggggagggcaAAGCCATGTATATTGACACAGAGGGCACTTTCCGGCCTGAGAGACTTCTGGCGGTAGCTGAGAG GTATGGGCTGGTGGGATCTGACGTTCTGGATAACGTCGCTTATGCTCGGGCCTTCAACACAGACCATCAGACACAGCTGCTGTACCAGGCGTCGGCTATGATGGCAGAGTCCAG gTATGCTCTGCTCATAGTGGACAGCGCCACTGCCCTGTACAGGACAGATTATTCCGGAAGAGGGGAACTGTCAGCCCGCCAGTGCCACCTCGGCCGCTTCCTCCGCATGCTGCTGCGTCTTGCTGATGAG TTTGGCGTGGCTGTTGTAATCACCAATCAGGTTGTAGCTCAGGTGGATGGGGCTGCCATGTTTTCTGCAGACCCCAAGAAACCCATTGGAGGAAACATCTTAGCACATGCCTCAACGACCAG GCTATACTTGCGGAAGGGCCGAGGAGAGACTCGAATCTGTAAGATCTACGACTCCCCCTGCTTGCCTGAGGCAGAGGCTATGTTCGCCATCAACGCGGATGGAGTTGGAGATGCTAAAGACTGA